The proteins below are encoded in one region of Juglans microcarpa x Juglans regia isolate MS1-56 chromosome 4D, Jm3101_v1.0, whole genome shotgun sequence:
- the LOC121259827 gene encoding ABC transporter B family member 11-like, with product MAAENGFGGKINADEATTSESYPEAEKTSRTNGDQEDSKKSKGDEKTNAIPFRKLFSFADSTDILMMILGTIGAIGNGICMPLMTVLFGDLMDSFGDNQNNPEVVEVVSKVSLKFVYLGLGSGVAAFLQVACWMVTGERQAARIRGLYLKTILRQDVAFFDKETNTGEVIGRMSGDTVLIQDAMGEKVGKFIQLVSTFIGGFVIAFIKGWLLTLVMLSSIPLLVVSGAVVSTIIAKMASVGQSAYAKAANVVEQTIGSIRTVASFTGEKQAIINYNKFLVKAYKSGVHEGLASGFGLGVVMLVVFCSYALAIWFGAKMILEKGYSGGTVLTVIIAVLTGSMSLGQASPCMSAFAAGQAAAFKMFETIERKPEIDAYDTKGRTLDDIRGDIELRDVFFSYPSRPDEQIFNGFSLCIPSGTTAALVGQSGSGKSTVISLIERFYDPLAGEVLIDGINLKQYQLKWIRGKIGLVSQEPVLFASSIKDNISYGKDGATIEEIKAATELANAAKFIDKLPQGLDTMVGEHGTQLSGGQKQRIAIARAILKDPRILLLDEATSALDAESERIVQEALDRIMVNRTTVIVAHRLSTVRNADMIAVIHRGKMVEKGSHSVLINDPDGAYSQLIRLQELNKESEQPVDDQNKQEITAESARQSSQRMSILRSISRGSSGVGNSSRHSFSVSVGLPTGINLPDIALAEKQTPELPAEEYPNVSLRRIAYLNKPEIPVLIIGAIAAVINGTILPIFGLLISSVIKTFYEPPNELKKDSKFWAIMFMILGLASLLVIPARSYFFAVAGCKLIQRIRVICFEKVVHMEVGWFDEPEHSSGAIGAKLSADAASVRALVGDALGQVVENAAAAVAGLVIAFVASWQLAFIILVLIPLIGVNGYVQVKFMKGFSADAKMKYEEASQVANDAVGSIRTVASFCAEEKVMQLYRKKCEGPMKTGIRLGLISGIGFGMSFLLLFCVYATSFYAGARLVDNGKATFSDVFRVFFALTMAAIGISQSSSFAPDSSKAKTAAASIFGIIDRKSKIDPSEESGMKLDDVKGDIELRHLSFKYPSRPDIQIFRDLSLAIHSGKTVALVGESGSGKSTVISLLQRFYDPDSGHITLDGIEIQKFQLKWLRQQMGLVSQEPILFNDSIHANIAYGKEGNATEAEIIAASELANAHKFISSLQQGYDTMVGERGVQLSGGQKQRVAIARAIIKSPRILLLDEATSALDAESEKVVQDALDRVMVNRTTIVVAHRLSTIKNADLIAVVKNGVIVEKGKHDTLINIKDGFYASLVALHTSASTA from the exons ATGGCAGCTGAGAATGGCTTCGGCGGCAAAATAAATGCAGATGAAGCCACCACATCAGAAAGCTATCCAGAAGCTGAGAAAACCTCCAGAACGAATGGTGATCAGGAAGACTCAAAAAAGAGTAAAGGAGATGAGAAAACTAACGCTATTCCCTTTCGCAAACTGTTCTCATTTGCTGATTCCACTGATATTTTGATGATGATCCTTGGCACAATTGGTGCTATTGGTAATGGGATATGTATGCCCCTTATGACTGTCCTTTTCGGGGACTTGATGGATTCTTTTGGAGATAATCAGAATAACCCCGAAGTGGTTGAGGTGGTCTCCAAG GTCTCTCTAAAGTTTGTCTATTTGGGATTGGGATCGGGTGTAGCAGCATTCCTTC AGGTGGCTTGCTGGATGGTCACAGGGGAGAGACAGGCAGCAAGAATAAGGGGTTTGTATCTGAAGACCATTTTGAGACAAGATGTTGCTTTTTTTGACAAGGAAACAAACACTGGAGAGGTTATTGGGAGAATGTCTGGCGACACTGTACTCATACAAGATGCAATGGGTGAGAAG GTTGGGAAATTTATACAACTGGTTTCTACATTCATAGGAGGCTTTGTAATAGCATTTATCAAAGGGTGGCTTCTAACCCTTGTCATGTTATCTTCTATTCCTCTTCTCGTGGTGTCTGGTGCGGTCGTGTCCACCATCATTGCCAAGATGGCATCCGTTGGACAAAGTGCTTATGCGAAAGCAGCAAATGTAGTTGAACAGACAATTGGTTCAATCCGAACT GTTGCGTCGTTCACCGGTGAGAAGCAAGctataattaattacaacaaATTTCTTGTAAAAGCTTACAAATCAGGTGTTCATGAAGGCTTGGCTTCGGGATTTGGTCTTGGCGTGGTTATGTTAGTGGTGTTCTGCAGTTATGCTTTGGCTATATGGTTTGGAGCAAAGATGATACTTGAAAAAGGATATAGTGGGGGCACTGTGCTGACTGTGATTATTGCTGTGTTGACAGGATCCAT GTCTCTAGGTCAGGCATCTCCCTGCATGAGTGCATTTGCCGCTGGTCAAGCTGCAGCATTTAAGATGTTTGAAACTATAGAGAGGAAGCCAGAGATTGATGCTTATGACACAAAGGGAAGGACATTAGATGACATTCGTGGAGATATAGAGTTAAGGGATGTTTTCTTCAGTTACCCGAGCAGGCCTGATGAGCAAATATTCAATGGATTCTCTCTTTGTATCCCAAGTGGCACAACTGCAGCTTTGGTAGGTCAAAGTGGAAGTGGGAAGTCGACAGTGATTAGTCTGATAGAGAGATTTTATGATCCTTTGGCTGGTGAAGTTCTTATAGATGGTATTAACCTCAAACAGTATCAACTTAAATGGATTAGGGGGAAAATTGGTCTCGTCAGCCAGGAACCTGTATTATTTGCATCAAGCATTAAGGATAACATATCATATGGAAAGGATGGTGCAACTATCGAGGAGATAAAAGCAGCAACTGAACTTGCAAATGCAGCCAAGTTTATTGATAAATTGCCGCAG GGACTAGATACCATGGTTGGTGAGCATGGAACACAACTATCTGGAGGACAAAAGCAGAGGATTGCCATTGCAAGAGCAATTCTGAAAGACCCACGAATCTTACTTCTCGATGAAGCTACAAGTGCACTTGATGCAGAATCTGAGCGGATCGTGCAAGAGGCATTAGACCGGATTATGGTAAATAGGACAACTGTAATTGTTGCCCATCGTTTGAGCACAGTAAGGAATGCCGATATGATTGCTGTCATTCATAGAGGAAAGATGGTTGAAAAAG GCTCACACTCAGTACTAATCAATGATCCCGATGGAGCATACTCTCAGCTCATTCGCTTGCAAGAACTAAACAAAGAGTCAGAGCAACCTGTAGATGATCAAAACAAGCAGGAAATTACAGCAGAATCTGCTAGACAGTCAAGTCAAAGAATGTCAATCCTACGATCCATAAGTCGTGGATCATCTGGAGTAGGAAATAGCAGCCGCCACTCGTTCTCTGTATCTGTTGGTCTTCCTACAGGAATTAATTTACCAGACATTGCACTGGCAGAGAAACAAACCCCTGAACTACCTGCAGAAGAATATCCAAATGTGTCACTCCGCCGCATTGCCTACTTGAACAAGCCTGAGATTCCGGTGCTTATAATTGGAGCTATAGCTGCAGTCATCAATGGCACAATACTTCCTATTTTCGGTTTACTGATTTCCAGCGTGATTAAAACATTTTATGAACCACCTAACGAACTaaaaaaagattcaaaattttGGGCAATAATGTTTATGATCCTTGGTCTAGCATCATTGCTGGTGATTCCAGCTCGGTCATACTTCTTTGCTGTGGCTGGGTGTAAACTAATCCAACGTATTAGAGTAATCTGCTTTGAGAAGGTGGTTCACATGGAGGTTGGTTGGTTCGATGAGCCCGAGCATTCAAGTGGTGCAATTGGTGCAAAGCTCTCAGCAGATGCAGCATCAGTTCGTGCCTTAGTTGGGGATGCACTTGGTCAAGTGGTGGAaaatgctgctgctgctgttgctggGTTGGTCATTGCTTTTGTTGCGAGCTGGCAGTTAGCTTTTATTATCCTTGTATTGATCCCTCTGATTGGAGTTAATGGGTATGTTCAAGTGAAGTTTATGAAAGGATTCAGCGCAGATGCAAAG ATGAAGTATGAGGAAGCAAGCCAAGTTGCTAATGATGCAGTCGGAAGTATAAGAACAGTTGCTTCCTTCTGTGCAGAAGAGAAGGTGATGCAACTCTACAGAAAGAAATGCGAAGGCCCAATGAAGACAGGAATAAGGCTAGGCCTCATAAGTGGAATAGGATTTGGGATGTCTTTCCTTTTATTGTTTTGTGTCTATGCAACCAGTTTCTATGCAGGAGCTCGACTTGTTGATAACGGAAAAGCAACATTCTCAGATGTTTTCCGG GTTTTCTTTGCCTTAACCATGGCAGCGATTGGAATTTCTCAGTCAAGCTCCTTTGCTCCTGATTCTAGTAAAGCAAAGACTGCTGCTGCTTCCATATTCGGGATAATTGATCGGAAGTCAAAGATAGACCCAAGTGAGGAGTCAGGCATGAAATTGGATGATGTTAAGGGTGACATTGAGCTTCGTCATTTAAGCTTTAAGTATCCATCTAGGCCAGATATTCAGATCTTCCGAGACCTCAGCTTGGCTATTCATTCTGGCAAG ACTGTTGCCCTGGTTGGAGAAAGTGGTAGTGGAAAATCCACAGTGATATCGCTTTTGCAAAGGTTTTATGATCCTGATTCAGGTCATATTACATTGGATGGAATTGAGATTCAAAAGTTCCAACTGAAGTGGTTGAGGCAGCAGATGGGGCTTGTGAGCCAGGAACCAATTCTGTTCAATGACTCTATCCATGCCAACATTGCATATGGAAAGGAAGGAAATGCAACTGAGGCAGAAATTATAGCTGCATCAGAGTTGGCCAATGCCCACAAGTTCATTAGTAGCTTACAACAG GGTTATGATACCATGGTAGGAGAGCGAGGAGTTCAATTGTCTGGCGGGCAGAAGCAACGAGTTGCTATTGCACGTGCTATTATTAAAAGCCCAAGGATTTTACTATTAGATGAGGCAACTAGTGCGCTAGATGCTGAGTCTGAAAAGGTGGTTCAAGATGCACTAGACCGAGTCATGGTTAACCGGACTACAATTGTGGTGGCTCATCGGTTATCCACAATCAAGAATGCCGATTTAATTGCAGTTGTTAAAAATGGAGTAATTGTGGAGAAAGGAAAGCATGATACCTTGATTAATATCAAGGATGGATTTTATGCCTCCTTAGTAGCACTTCACACCAGTGCTTCAACTGCATGA
- the LOC121260943 gene encoding ABC transporter B family member 21-like, whose amino-acid sequence MEINLHESASLRKNVEADKSPDMIGDKEGSEKSGGDQSTKTVPFLKLFSFADSRDVCLMIVGIIGAIGNGLGLPLMTVFFGEMINVLGSNQNNKDVVRVVSKVCLKFVYLAAGIGVAGFLQVACWMITGERQAARIRGLYLKTILRQDVAFFDKETNTGEVVERMSGDTVLIQDAMGEKVGKFVQLLSTFIGGFFVAFFKGWLLTLVLLASIPLLVASGGIMSVVISKTASRGQGAYANAANVVEQTISSIRTVASFTGEKQAVAKYKKFLVTAYKSGVQEGLASGLGFAMVMCVMFSSYGMAIWFGSKMIVDKGYSGGDVLNVIMAVMTGSMSLGQASPCMSAFAAGKAAAYKMFETIERKPEIDAYDTRGKVLNDILGDIELRDVSFSYPARPDEQIFRGFSLYIHRGTTVALVGQSGSGKSTVISLIERFYDPHAGVVLIDGINLKDLQLKWIRGKIGLVSQEPVLFASSIKDNIAYGKDGATYAEIRSAAELANAAKFIDKLPQGLDTMVGEHGTQLSGGQKQRVAIARAILKNPRILLLDEATSALDAESERIVQEALDRIMVNRTTVIVAHRLSTVRNADMIAVIHRGKIVEKGSHSELVRDPDGAYSQLIRLQEENRESGQAVDDKNKSEISMESFRQSSLRNSQRMSFFRSLSRGSSVNSSGRRSFSVTAFGLPTEVAIADNMLATREEKLPKVSIRRLAYLNKPEIPILLLGAIAAIINGVILPIFGILLSRVINSFYKPPHQLRKDTNFWAVIFVVLGVVSFLAIPARAYLLSVAGSKLVERIRLMCFEKLVRMEVGWFDEPEHSSGTVGARLSADAATVRALVGDALGQILHAIASAVAGLVIAFVASWQLAFIVLALIPLIGINGYVQVKFMEGFSADAKMMYEEASQVANDAVGSIRTVASFCAEEKVMDLYRTKCEGPRKAGIRQGLVTGIGFGTSFGMLFLVYATSFYAGARLVEVNKATFSDVFQVFFALTMAAMGISQTSSMGPDTGKANNAAASIFSIIDRKSKIDPCDESGMTLDNLKGEIELRHVSFKYPSRPDIQIFRDLSLVIRSGKTVALVGESGSGKSTVVSLLQRFYDPDSGCITLDGIEINKFQVKWLRQQMGLVSQEPVLFNDTIRANIAYGKDGNAIEAEITAAAELANAHRFISGLQQGYDTIVGERGVQLSGGQKQRVAIARAMIKSPKVLLLDEATSALDAESERVVQDALDRVMVNRTTVVVAHRLTTIKNADVIAVVKNGVIVEKGRHETLLKIKDGFYASLVSLHTSASTV is encoded by the exons ATGGAGATAAATCTGCATGAGTCCGCCTCATTGAGAAAAAATGTAGAAGCAGACAAAAGCCCTGACATGATTGGTGATAAAGAAGGCTCGGAGAAGAGTGGAGGAGATCAAAGTACCAAAACTGTTCCATTTCTAAAGCTGTTCTCGTTTGCAGATTCCAGAGATGTTTGCTTGATGATTGTAGGCATAATTGGTGCCATTGGAAATGGGTTGGGTCTGCCCCTTATGACAGTATTCTTTGGGGAAATGATTAATGTTTTGGGAAGTAACCAGAACAATAAGGATGTTGTTCGTGTAGTTTCCAAG GTTTGTCTAAAATTCGTCTACTTGGCAGCTGGAATTGGTGTTGCAGGATTCCTCC AGGTGGCTTGCTGGATGATCACAGGAGAGAGACAAGCAGCACGAATAAGGGGTTTGTATTTGAAGACTATTTTGAGACAAGATGTGGCTTTCTTTGATAAAGAAACAAACACCGGAGAGGTTGTTGAGAGAATGTCTGGTGACACTGTTCTTATACAAGATGCCATGGGTGAGAAG GTTGGGAAATTTGTGCAGCTGCTATCAACATTCATCGGAGGCTTTTTTGTAGCATTTTTCAAAGGCTGGCTCCTTACCCTTGTCTTGTTAGCCTCAATTCCTCTTCTTGTGGCCTCTGGTGGCATTATGTCTGTCGTCATATCCAAGACAGCTTCTCGTGGACAGGGTGCTTATGCAAATGCAGCGAATGTGGTTGAACAGACAATCAGCTCAATCAGAACA GTGGCATCATTTACTGGGGAGAAGCAAGCTGTAGCTAAATACAAAAAGTTTCTAGTAACAGCTTACAAATCTGGTGTTCAGGAAGGCTTGGCTTCTGGACTTGGTTTTGCTATGGTTATGTGCGTCATGTTCAGTAGCTATGGTATGGCAATATGGTTTGGATCTAAGATGATAGTTGACAAAGGATACAGTGGGGGTGATGTGTTGAATGTGATCATGGCTGTGATGACAGGATCTAT GTCCCTAGGCCAGGCATCTCCCTGCATGAGTGCCTTTGCTGCTGGTAAAGCTGCAGCATATAAGATGTTTGAGACTATTGAGAGGAAACCAGAGATTGATGCTTATGACACAAGGGGAAAAGTTTTGAATGATATTCTTGGAGATATAGAGTTGAGAGATGTTTCCTTTAGTTATCCAGCAAGACCAGATGAACAGATATTCAGGGGATTCTCTCTTTATATCCACAGAGGCACAACGGTAGCTTTGGTTGGACAAAGTGGAAGTGGGAAGTCAACAGTGATCAGTCTAATAGAGAGATTCTACGATCCACATGCTGGTGTAGTTCTTATAGATGGCATTAACCTAAAAGACCTCCAGCTTAAATGGATTAGGGGGAAAATAGGTCTTGTCAGCCAAGAACCCGTGTTGTTTGCATCCAGCATCAAGGATAATATTGCTTATGGAAAGGATGGGGCAACATATGCAGAGATAAGATCTGCAGCAGAGCTTGCAAATGCTGCTAAATTTATCGATAAATTGCCTCAG GGACTAGATACGATGGTTGGTGAGCATGGAACCCAGCTCTCTGGTGGTCAGAAACAGAGAGTTGCCATAGCAAGAGCAATTCTGAAAAACCCGCGAATTCTTCTTCTGGATGAAGCTACAAGTGCACTTGATGCAGAATCTGAAAGGATTGTGCAGGAGGCATTGGATAGGATCATGGTCAACCGAACTACTGTCATTGTTGCCCATCGTTTGAGCACTGTGAGGAATGCTGATATGATCGCAGTCATTCACAGAGGAAAGATAGTCGAAAAAG GCTCGCATTCAGAACTAGTCAGGGATCCTGATGGAGCATACTCTCAACTTATACGCTTGCAAGAAGAAAACAGGGAATCAGGACAAGCTGTAGATGATAAAAACAAATCCGAAATTTCTATGGAGTCGTTTAGACAGTCTAGCCTTAGAAACAGTCAAAGAATGTCATTCTTTAGATCCTTAAGTCGGGGGtcatctgtaaatagtagtggcCGCCGTTCATTCTCAGTCACAGCATTTGGTTTGCCCACAGAAGTGGCCATAGCTGATAATATGCTGGCAACACGAGAAGAAAAATTGCCGAAGGTCTCCATCCGCCGCCTTGCCTACCTTAACAAGCCAGAGATTCCAATTCTTCTTCTTGGGGCAATAGCTGCAATCATTAATGGCGTAATACTCCCTATATTTGGCATATTGCTTTCGAGGGTAATCAACTCATTCTACAAACCACCTCATCAACTGAGGAAGGATACAAATTTTTGGGCAGTAATTTTTGTGGTCCTCGGTGTGGTTTCATTTCTGGCAATTCCAGCACGAGCATACCTCCTTTCTGTGGCAGGAAGTAAGTTAGTAGAACGTATTAGGTTGATGTGTTTTGAGAAGTTGGTTCGCATGGAGGTTGGATGGTTTGATGAACCTGAGCACTCAAGCGGCACGGTCGGTGCTAGGCTCTCGGCAGATGCTGCAACAGTGCGTGCTCTTGTTGGAGATGCTCTTGGTCAGATACTTCATGCTATTGCTTCAGCAGTTGCGGGTTTGGTCATTGCATTTGTTGCAAGTTGGCAGTTGGCGTTTATTGTCCTTGCATTGATTCCATTGATTGGAATCAACGGGTACGTTCAAGTTAAGTTCATGGAAGGATTCAGTGCAGATGCAAAG ATGATGTATGAGGAGGCAAGCCAAGTTGCTAACGATGCAGTCGGAAGTATAAGAACAGTTGCTTCTTTTTGTGCTGAGGAAAAGGTGATGGATCTATACAGAACAAAATGTGAAGGCCCCAGGAAGGCGGGGATAAGGCAAGGCTTGGTCACTGGAATAGGATTTGGGACATCTTTCGGCATGTTATTTCTAGTGTATGCTACCAGTTTCTATGCAGGAGCTCGACTCGTTGAGGTCAATAAAGCAACATTTTCAGATGTTTTCCAA GTTTTCTTTGCTTTGACCATGGCTGCCATGGGAATTTCTCAAACAAGCTCCATGGGTCCAGATACTGGCAAAGCCAATAATGCAGCGGCTTCCATATTTTCAATAATAGATCGGAAGTCGAAGATAGATCCTTGCGATGAGTCCGGTATGACATTGGATAATCTGAAAGGGGAGATTGAGCTTCGACATGTAAGCTTTAAATATCCCAGCAGGCcagatattcagattttccgAGACCTCAGCCTGGTCATTCGTTCTGGCAAG ACAGTTGCCTTGGTTGGAGAAAGTGGGAGTGGGAAATCCACAGTCGTCTCGTTGCTACAAAGATTTTATGATCCTGATTCTGGATGTATTACACTTGATGGAATTGAAATCAATAAGTTTCAAGTGAAGTGGTTGAGGCAGCAGATGGGTCTTGTGAGTCAAGAACCAGTTTTGTTTAATGATACTATTCGTGCCAACATTGCGTACGGAAAGGATGGAAATGCAATTGAGGCAGAAATTACTGCTGCAGCAGAGTTGGCAAATGCTCACAGGTTCATCAGTGGCTTACAACAG GGATATGATACCATAGTAGGAGAACGTGGAGTCCAACTATCCGGTGGGCAGAAACAACGGGTAGCCATTGCACGTGCTATGATCAAAAGTCCAAAGGTATTACTATTAGATGAGGCTACCAGTGCTCTCGATGCTGAATCCGAAAGAGTGGTTCAAGATGCATTAGACCGAGTCATGGTTAACCGAACAACAGTCGTGGTGGCTCATCGATTAACCACCATCAAGAATGCAGATGTAATTGCAGTGGTTAAAAATGGAGTTATCGTAGAGAAAGGAAGGCATGAGACTTTGCTTAAAATCAAGGATGGCTTCTATGCCTCCTTGGTTAGTCTTCACACAAGTGCTTCAACTGTCTGA